From Pseudomonas alcaligenes, a single genomic window includes:
- the fliR gene encoding flagellar biosynthetic protein FliR: protein MHGEPIFQAGHYLQQLQGYWWPFCRILALFSFAPLFSHKAVPKQVRLLLALAVTLALAAALPAPAQIDPLSLHGLLTALEQIAIGLLLGLSLQLVFTVFTLVGDVVSTQLGLSMAVYNDPINGVSSSSILFQLYFVLLVFLFFAIDGHLLAVSVLYQSFVYWPVGSGLRYEGFETLIHALSWVLAAAVLITLPVVFCMTLVQFCFGLLNRISPALNLFSLGFPMAILAGLLCIHLTLPHLPESYLHLSRELLDNLGLMLRGGGRG from the coding sequence ATGCACGGGGAACCGATCTTTCAGGCCGGGCACTACCTGCAGCAGCTGCAGGGCTACTGGTGGCCGTTCTGCCGCATCCTCGCGCTGTTCAGCTTCGCCCCGCTGTTCAGCCACAAGGCCGTGCCCAAGCAGGTGCGCCTGCTGCTCGCGCTGGCCGTGACCCTGGCCCTGGCCGCCGCCCTGCCGGCGCCGGCGCAGATCGACCCGCTGTCGCTGCACGGCCTGCTCACCGCCCTGGAACAGATCGCCATCGGCCTGCTGCTGGGCCTGTCGCTGCAGCTGGTGTTCACCGTGTTCACCCTGGTCGGCGACGTGGTCTCGACCCAGCTCGGCCTGAGCATGGCGGTGTACAACGACCCGATCAACGGGGTGTCGTCGTCCTCGATCCTGTTCCAGCTGTACTTCGTGCTGCTGGTGTTCCTGTTCTTCGCCATCGACGGCCACCTGCTGGCGGTCAGCGTGCTGTACCAGAGCTTCGTCTACTGGCCGGTGGGCAGTGGCCTGCGCTACGAGGGTTTCGAGACGCTGATCCACGCACTGTCCTGGGTGCTCGCCGCCGCCGTGCTGATCACCCTACCGGTCGTCTTCTGCATGACCCTGGTGCAGTTCTGCTTCGGCCTGCTCAACCGAATCTCGCCGGCGCTCAACCTGTTCTCCCTGGGTTTTCCCATGGCCATCCTGGCCGGCCTGCTGTGCATCCACCTGACCCTGCCGCACCTGCCGGAAAGCTACCTGCACCTGAGCCGCGAACTGCTCGACAACCTCGGCCTGATGCTGCGCGGAGGTGGCCGTGGCTGA
- the flhB gene encoding flagellar type III secretion system protein FlhB — protein sequence MADAHSAQEKTEEASQQKLKKSREDGQTARSKDLATTVSLLVTLYVLKFSALHFYQGLQQSFRLAYLDRGEIGLDDLDLILTHNLLLFIQMLAPLLITPLLVVIFGLVPGGWVFAAKNFSPQFSKLNPLTGLGRMFGTQNWVELGKSLLKIGVLVTVACLQILQATPKLIALQRDNLSEAIGSAFALTYDLLQTLLLVFVLFALIDIPLQHFFFRKKLRMTKQERKEEHKNQEGRPEVKARIRQVQRQLLQRQINRVIKQADVVIVNPVHFAVALRYDPKKAQAPYVIARGVDETALYIRKMAQAHSLEVLEVPPLARAIYFTTQVNQQIPAQLYKAVAHVLTYILQLKAFRQGRRSQPAVLARNLEIPDELLSRAQP from the coding sequence GTGGCTGATGCACACAGTGCCCAGGAAAAGACCGAAGAGGCCTCCCAGCAGAAACTCAAGAAGAGCCGCGAGGACGGCCAGACGGCGCGCTCCAAGGATCTCGCCACCACCGTCTCGCTGCTGGTCACCCTGTATGTCCTCAAGTTCAGCGCCCTGCACTTCTACCAGGGTCTGCAGCAGAGTTTCCGGCTCGCCTACCTCGACCGCGGCGAGATCGGCCTCGACGACCTCGACCTGATCCTCACTCACAACCTGCTGCTGTTCATCCAGATGCTCGCCCCGCTGCTGATCACCCCGCTGCTGGTGGTGATCTTCGGCCTGGTGCCGGGCGGCTGGGTGTTCGCCGCGAAGAATTTCAGCCCGCAGTTCTCCAAGCTCAATCCGCTGACCGGCCTGGGCCGCATGTTCGGCACGCAGAACTGGGTGGAGCTGGGTAAGTCGCTGCTGAAGATCGGCGTGCTGGTGACGGTGGCCTGCCTGCAGATCCTGCAGGCCACGCCCAAGCTGATCGCCCTGCAGCGCGACAACCTGAGCGAGGCCATCGGCAGCGCCTTCGCCCTGACCTACGACCTGCTGCAGACCCTGCTGCTGGTGTTCGTGCTGTTCGCCCTGATCGACATTCCGCTGCAGCACTTCTTCTTCCGCAAGAAGCTGCGCATGACCAAGCAGGAACGCAAGGAAGAGCACAAGAACCAGGAGGGCCGCCCGGAGGTCAAGGCGCGCATCCGCCAGGTACAGCGCCAGCTGCTGCAGCGGCAGATCAACCGGGTGATCAAGCAGGCCGACGTGGTCATCGTCAACCCGGTGCACTTCGCCGTGGCGCTGCGCTACGACCCGAAGAAGGCCCAGGCCCCCTACGTGATCGCCAGGGGCGTCGACGAGACCGCCCTGTACATCCGCAAGATGGCCCAGGCCCACAGCCTGGAAGTCCTCGAGGTGCCGCCGCTGGCGCGCGCCATCTACTTCACCACCCAGGTCAACCAGCAGATCCCGGCCCAGTTGTACAAGGCCGTGGCCCATGTCCTGACCTACATCCTGCAGCTCAAGGCCTTCCGCCAGGGGCGCAGGAGCCAGCCGGCCGTGCTGGCACGCAACCTTGAAATCCCCGATGAACTGCTGAGCCGAGCCCAACCATGA
- a CDS encoding transcriptional repressor, with the protein MDTNQRQQLKILLQEAGLKVSLVRLKVLEVLLRAEQDSRSLSSRALFTELQQASEQISLMTVRQVLCRLNACGLVVRQRDAGYRLSAPAVAA; encoded by the coding sequence ATGGATACCAATCAGCGTCAGCAGTTGAAGATTCTGTTGCAGGAGGCCGGGTTGAAAGTCAGCCTGGTGCGCCTGAAGGTGCTCGAAGTGCTCCTGCGGGCCGAGCAGGACAGCCGTTCCCTGTCGTCACGGGCCCTGTTCACCGAGCTGCAGCAGGCCAGCGAGCAGATTTCCCTGATGACCGTGCGCCAGGTACTCTGCCGCTTGAACGCCTGTGGCCTGGTCGTGCGTCAGCGCGACGCCGGCTATCGCCTGAGCGCTCCGGCAGTGGCGGCTTGA
- a CDS encoding flagellar biosynthetic protein FliQ has translation MLTPDSAVEIVSNAVHITTLIVCVLIVPSLIGGLLVSVFQAATQINEQMLSFLPRLLITLGMLVFAGHWILRTLSDLFIETFKQAGHLVG, from the coding sequence ATGCTCACTCCGGACAGCGCTGTCGAAATCGTCTCCAACGCCGTGCACATCACCACCCTGATCGTCTGCGTGCTGATCGTGCCAAGCCTGATCGGCGGCCTGCTGGTGAGCGTGTTCCAGGCCGCCACCCAGATCAACGAGCAGATGCTCAGCTTCCTGCCGCGCCTGCTGATCACCCTGGGCATGCTGGTGTTCGCCGGGCACTGGATCCTGCGCACCCTGAGCGATCTGTTCATCGAGACCTTCAAGCAGGCCGGGCACCTGGTCGGCTGA
- a CDS encoding FMN-binding glutamate synthase family protein, which translates to MSLSLLNRYAFFAFCVLFTLLSLPFLGAHGWLWPLTLLAAALSLVGINDLLQTRQAVRRNYPILGNIRYLVEAIRPEIRQYLLEADGDKLPFSRAQRSLVYARAKNQSADKPFGTLSDVYRSDFEFIGHSMLPAEHCDPATFRVSIGGPQCSQPYSASVFNISAMSFGSLSANAIRALNQGARLGGFYHDTGEGSISPYHREHGGDLVWELGSGYFGCRDEQGRFDPQRFAEQATSAQVKMIEIKLSQGAKPGHGGILPKHKVTAEISQTRGVPMGQDCISPARHSAFATPLEMLQFISQLRELSGGKPVGFKFCLGHPWEFMGIAKAMLATGILPDFIVIDGKEGGTGAAPLEFTDHIGVPLREGLLFVHNTLVGLNLRDKIRLGASGKMVSAFDIASVMALGADWVNSARGFMFAIGCIQSQSCHTNKCPTGVATQDKLRQRALVVPDKAERVHNFHRNTLKALAEMIAAAGLSHPSQIEAKHLVRRMSASEIKLYSQLHVFLKPGELLGDSPSGEFYSRMWRMAQADSFEAATL; encoded by the coding sequence ATGAGCCTGTCGCTGCTGAACCGCTATGCCTTCTTCGCCTTCTGCGTGCTGTTCACCCTGCTCAGCCTGCCCTTTCTCGGCGCCCATGGCTGGCTGTGGCCGCTGACCCTGCTCGCTGCCGCGCTCAGCCTGGTGGGCATCAACGACCTGTTGCAGACCCGCCAGGCGGTACGCCGCAACTACCCGATCCTGGGCAATATCCGCTACCTGGTGGAAGCCATCCGCCCGGAAATCCGCCAGTACCTGCTGGAGGCCGACGGCGACAAGCTGCCGTTCTCGCGGGCACAGCGTTCGCTGGTCTACGCGCGGGCGAAGAACCAGAGCGCCGACAAGCCGTTCGGCACCCTGAGCGACGTCTACCGCAGCGATTTCGAGTTCATCGGCCACTCCATGCTGCCGGCCGAGCACTGCGACCCCGCCACTTTCCGCGTCAGCATCGGCGGGCCGCAGTGCAGCCAGCCGTATTCGGCCTCGGTATTCAACATCTCGGCCATGAGCTTCGGCTCGCTCAGCGCCAACGCCATCCGCGCGCTGAACCAGGGCGCCCGCCTCGGCGGTTTCTACCACGACACCGGCGAAGGCAGCATCAGCCCCTACCACCGCGAACATGGCGGCGACCTGGTGTGGGAGCTGGGCAGCGGCTACTTCGGCTGTCGCGACGAGCAGGGCCGTTTCGACCCGCAGCGCTTCGCCGAGCAGGCCACCAGCGCCCAGGTGAAGATGATCGAGATCAAGCTCAGCCAGGGCGCCAAGCCCGGCCATGGCGGCATCCTGCCCAAGCACAAGGTGACCGCGGAAATCTCCCAGACCCGTGGCGTGCCGATGGGCCAGGACTGCATCTCGCCGGCGCGCCACAGTGCCTTCGCCACCCCGCTGGAGATGCTCCAGTTCATCAGCCAGCTGCGTGAATTGAGCGGCGGCAAGCCGGTGGGCTTCAAGTTCTGCCTGGGCCATCCGTGGGAATTCATGGGCATCGCCAAGGCCATGCTGGCGACCGGCATCCTCCCCGACTTCATCGTCATCGACGGCAAGGAAGGCGGCACCGGCGCGGCGCCCCTGGAGTTCACCGACCATATCGGCGTACCACTGCGCGAGGGCCTGCTGTTCGTCCACAACACCCTGGTCGGCCTCAACCTGCGCGACAAGATCCGCCTCGGCGCCAGCGGCAAGATGGTCAGCGCCTTCGACATCGCCAGCGTCATGGCCCTGGGCGCCGACTGGGTCAACTCCGCACGCGGCTTCATGTTCGCCATCGGCTGCATCCAGTCGCAGAGCTGCCACACCAACAAGTGCCCGACCGGCGTGGCCACCCAGGACAAGCTGCGCCAGCGCGCCCTGGTGGTGCCGGACAAGGCTGAGCGGGTGCACAACTTCCACCGCAACACGCTCAAGGCCCTGGCCGAGATGATCGCCGCCGCCGGCCTCAGCCACCCGTCGCAGATCGAGGCCAAACACCTGGTGCGGCGCATGTCGGCCAGCGAGATCAAGCTGTACTCGCAGCTGCATGTGTTCCTCAAGCCCGGCGAGCTGCTCGGCGACAGCCCCTCCGGCGAGTTCTACTCACGCATGTGGCGCATGGCGCAGGCCGACAGCTTCGAGGCCGCCACGCTCTAG
- a CDS encoding PilZ domain-containing protein: MRQHSRVVFRPANRLQLLERASGEPLGLIADLSLGGLRLIAEGELVSGACLQASIEVPVREGRYRLVEVDLVCQWSRRAGRAGRYEQGFALAAPAPAFVELVASLKATQSLSRSLKV, translated from the coding sequence ATGCGTCAGCACAGCCGAGTCGTATTCCGTCCCGCCAACCGTCTGCAACTGCTCGAGCGCGCCAGTGGCGAACCGCTGGGGTTGATCGCCGACCTGTCGCTGGGCGGCCTGCGGCTGATCGCCGAGGGCGAGCTGGTCAGCGGCGCCTGCCTCCAGGCCAGCATCGAAGTGCCGGTACGCGAAGGCCGCTACCGCCTAGTGGAGGTGGATCTGGTCTGCCAGTGGTCGCGCCGCGCCGGGCGAGCCGGGCGTTACGAACAGGGCTTTGCCCTGGCCGCGCCGGCACCGGCGTTCGTCGAGCTGGTGGCCTCGCTCAAGGCCACCCAGAGCCTGTCGCGCAGCCTCAAGGTGTGA
- a CDS encoding FliM/FliN family flagellar motor C-terminal domain-containing protein, producing the protein MTGHSKVYHRVPAESLTRLKPQKLGRHYHKIPQFIREIASKYPRAISDYFLRNYRINLELHKVDVHEERESAPECIYKASLGKVGFAIDRPLLTEALECYYGGTGLPSHEQTPISTSEQRMRQRLGMDITQIFARSLLSGSTFGPLSNHDNDFDQAVWEYVAEFTYTSHLSGTQSSIYLYLDNQLVDELTTRLTGPAGSSLSGNPAHHIQHLPVRLECVVAALQMPLAQVLELRLGDILMVRLLERSEVRVNQQRLFRGSIFEDDGSLFLTSLESVKNP; encoded by the coding sequence ATGACTGGTCACTCCAAAGTCTATCATCGCGTGCCCGCGGAAAGTCTGACCCGGTTAAAACCGCAGAAGTTGGGCCGGCACTATCACAAGATTCCGCAATTCATTCGGGAAATTGCCAGCAAATACCCGCGGGCAATCAGCGACTATTTCCTGCGCAATTACCGGATCAATCTCGAACTGCATAAAGTGGATGTTCACGAAGAGCGCGAAAGTGCTCCCGAGTGCATCTATAAGGCCAGCCTCGGCAAAGTCGGTTTCGCCATCGACCGGCCGCTGCTGACCGAAGCCCTGGAGTGCTACTACGGTGGCACCGGGCTGCCCAGCCACGAGCAGACGCCGATCAGCACCTCCGAGCAGCGCATGCGCCAGCGCCTGGGTATGGACATCACGCAGATCTTCGCCCGCAGCCTGCTGTCCGGTTCGACCTTCGGCCCGCTGAGCAACCACGACAACGATTTCGATCAGGCGGTCTGGGAGTACGTGGCCGAGTTCACCTACACCAGCCACCTGAGCGGCACCCAGTCGTCGATCTACCTGTACCTGGACAACCAGCTGGTCGACGAGCTGACCACCCGCCTGACCGGCCCGGCCGGCAGTAGCCTGAGTGGCAATCCGGCCCACCATATCCAGCACCTGCCGGTGCGCCTGGAGTGCGTGGTGGCCGCCCTGCAGATGCCGCTGGCACAGGTGCTCGAACTGCGCCTGGGCGACATCCTCATGGTGCGCCTGCTGGAGCGCAGCGAAGTGCGGGTCAACCAGCAGCGGCTGTTCCGCGGCAGCATTTTCGAAGACGACGGCTCCCTCTTTCTAACCTCCCTTGAGAGCGTGAAAAACCCATGA
- the fliN gene encoding flagellar motor switch protein FliN, giving the protein MNGSLSDNDFDALIGDGDLALATPVSEESVPDASLPQQDLSFFGKIPVNVTLEVASTEISLKELMEVDASSVIVLDKLAGEPLDVKVNGALFAKAEVVVMNGSYGLRIVELSGSGLSDLRA; this is encoded by the coding sequence ATGAACGGCTCCCTTTCCGATAACGATTTCGACGCCCTGATCGGCGACGGCGACCTGGCCCTGGCCACCCCCGTCAGCGAGGAGTCCGTGCCGGACGCCAGCCTGCCGCAGCAGGATCTGAGCTTCTTCGGCAAGATCCCGGTCAACGTCACCCTGGAGGTCGCCTCCACCGAGATCTCCCTCAAGGAGCTGATGGAAGTCGATGCCAGCAGCGTGATCGTGCTCGACAAGCTGGCCGGCGAGCCGCTCGATGTGAAGGTCAACGGCGCCCTGTTCGCCAAGGCCGAAGTGGTGGTGATGAATGGCAGCTACGGCCTGCGCATCGTCGAGCTGTCCGGCAGCGGCCTGAGCGACCTGCGCGCATGA
- a CDS encoding flagellar biosynthesis protein FlhA, with amino-acid sequence MTLLQQLTLTLRSGRIAIPLLVLAVLAMIILPLPPLLLDVLFTFNIGLAILVLLVSVSSRRPLDFSLLPTVVLVTTLLRLCLNVASTRVVLLHGHTGTDAAGKVIEAFGEVVIGGNFIVGMIVFVILMIINFMVITKGGERISEVTARFTLDALPGKQMAIDADLNAGLISQDEAKQRRAEVAKEADFYGAMDGASKFVRGDAIAGILILMINLFGGLAIGVLMYDLPAGEAFRQYALLTIGDGLVAQIPALLLSTAAAIIVTRVNESAEITSLVHKQMLASPTLLYTVASIVLVLGLVPGMPHLAFIGFAALIAFIAWRVAQAEPPSEAATLEQAEAISKAMDQERAQNLAWEDIPLVERLSISLGYKLVGLVNEASGAPLPQRVRGVRQTLSESLGFLLPEVQIRDSLRLKAAQYNIHINGERIDGAELHADRLMAIPGPELYGEIDGILGTDPAYRMQVVWILPPDKARALNLGYQVIDCASVIATHLNKVVREHLPEIFKHDDVEHLMQRLTVQAPKLADHLKAALSFTQQHRVYRQLLQEEVPLKDIVTIATTLLEGSETTKDPVLLASDVRYALRRSIVSGIAGERRELTVFILDNALENTLLSALSIAQQAGPVSLDNIPVEPHLLNQLQNAMPVVKEKLRKDGHPPILTVMPQLRPLLARYARVFSPGLHVLSQNEIPEKVAVNILGSLG; translated from the coding sequence ATGACCCTACTCCAGCAATTGACCCTCACCCTGCGCAGCGGGCGCATTGCCATCCCGCTGCTGGTTCTGGCGGTGCTGGCGATGATCATCCTGCCGCTGCCGCCGCTGCTGCTGGATGTGCTGTTCACCTTCAACATCGGTCTGGCAATCCTGGTGCTGCTGGTCAGCGTGTCGTCGCGGCGGCCGCTGGACTTCTCCCTGCTGCCCACCGTGGTGCTGGTCACCACCCTGCTGCGCCTGTGCCTGAACGTGGCCTCCACCCGCGTGGTGCTGCTCCACGGCCATACCGGCACGGACGCCGCGGGCAAGGTGATCGAGGCCTTCGGCGAAGTGGTGATCGGCGGCAACTTCATCGTCGGCATGATCGTCTTCGTGATCCTGATGATCATCAACTTCATGGTCATCACCAAGGGTGGCGAGCGCATCTCCGAGGTGACCGCGCGCTTCACCCTGGACGCCCTGCCCGGCAAACAGATGGCCATCGACGCCGACCTCAACGCCGGCCTGATCAGCCAGGACGAAGCCAAGCAGCGCCGTGCCGAAGTGGCCAAGGAAGCCGACTTCTACGGGGCCATGGACGGCGCCAGCAAGTTCGTCCGTGGCGATGCCATCGCCGGCATCCTGATCCTCATGATCAACCTGTTCGGCGGCCTGGCCATCGGCGTGCTGATGTACGACCTGCCGGCCGGCGAAGCCTTCCGCCAGTACGCCCTGCTGACCATCGGCGACGGCCTGGTGGCGCAGATTCCGGCGCTGCTGCTGTCCACCGCGGCGGCGATCATCGTCACCCGGGTCAACGAATCGGCGGAAATCACCAGCCTGGTGCACAAGCAGATGCTCGCCTCGCCGACGCTGCTGTACACCGTGGCCAGCATCGTGCTGGTGCTCGGCCTGGTGCCGGGCATGCCGCACCTGGCCTTTATCGGCTTTGCCGCGCTGATCGCCTTTATCGCCTGGCGCGTGGCCCAGGCCGAGCCGCCGAGCGAAGCGGCGACCCTCGAGCAGGCCGAAGCGATCAGCAAGGCGATGGATCAGGAGCGCGCGCAGAACCTGGCCTGGGAAGACATCCCGCTGGTCGAGCGGCTGTCCATCTCGCTCGGCTACAAGCTGGTCGGGCTGGTCAACGAGGCCTCCGGCGCGCCCCTGCCGCAGCGGGTGCGTGGAGTACGCCAGACCCTCTCGGAAAGCCTCGGCTTCCTCCTCCCGGAAGTGCAGATCCGCGACAGCCTCAGGCTCAAGGCGGCGCAGTACAACATCCATATCAACGGTGAGCGGATCGACGGTGCCGAGCTGCACGCCGACCGCCTGATGGCCATTCCCGGCCCCGAACTGTACGGCGAGATCGACGGCATCCTCGGCACCGACCCGGCCTACCGCATGCAGGTGGTGTGGATTCTGCCGCCGGACAAGGCGCGCGCCCTCAACCTCGGCTACCAGGTGATCGACTGCGCCAGCGTGATCGCCACCCACCTGAACAAGGTGGTGCGCGAACACCTGCCGGAGATCTTCAAGCACGACGATGTGGAACACCTGATGCAGCGCCTGACGGTGCAGGCGCCGAAGCTGGCCGACCACCTCAAGGCGGCGCTGAGCTTCACCCAGCAGCACCGCGTGTATCGCCAGCTGCTGCAGGAAGAAGTGCCGCTCAAGGACATAGTGACCATCGCCACCACCCTGCTCGAAGGCAGCGAAACCACCAAGGATCCGGTGCTGCTGGCCTCCGATGTGCGCTACGCGCTGCGCCGCAGCATCGTTAGTGGCATTGCCGGCGAGCGCCGCGAGCTGACCGTGTTCATCCTCGACAATGCCCTGGAGAACACCCTGCTCAGCGCCCTGTCCATCGCCCAGCAGGCCGGCCCGGTGAGCCTGGACAACATCCCGGTGGAGCCGCACCTGCTCAACCAGTTGCAGAACGCCATGCCGGTGGTGAAGGAGAAGCTGCGCAAGGACGGCCATCCGCCGATCCTCACCGTGATGCCGCAGCTGCGTCCGCTGCTGGCCCGTTACGCGCGGGTGTTCAGCCCCGGCCTGCACGTGCTGTCGCAAAACGAGATTCCGGAAAAGGTGGCGGTGAACATTCTCGGCAGCCTGGGCTAA
- the fliP gene encoding flagellar type III secretion system pore protein FliP (The bacterial flagellar biogenesis protein FliP forms a type III secretion system (T3SS)-type pore required for flagellar assembly.): MIRARTLARTGLLLAGLCPLLAQAAGGEVSLFSLNDTANGQELSVKLQILIVMTLLGFLPAMLMMMTCFTRFIIVLAILRQAIGLQQSPPNNVLIGIALCLTMLVMRPVWQEMYSTAYQPFEADQITLEQGLGRAKDTLSRFMLAQTSKTSLETMVALAGEKVPEKLQELDFSLLLPAFVLSELKTAFQLGFMIFIPFLVIDLVVASVLMAMGMMMLSPMMISLPFKLMIFVLVDGWALMMGTLTSSVQPF; encoded by the coding sequence ATGATCCGCGCACGCACCCTTGCCCGCACGGGCCTGCTGCTGGCGGGCCTGTGCCCGCTGCTGGCCCAGGCGGCAGGGGGCGAAGTCTCGCTGTTCAGCCTGAACGACACGGCGAACGGCCAGGAGCTCAGCGTCAAGCTGCAGATCCTCATCGTCATGACCCTGCTCGGCTTCCTGCCGGCGATGCTGATGATGATGACCTGTTTCACCCGCTTCATCATCGTGCTGGCCATCCTGCGCCAGGCCATCGGCCTGCAGCAGAGCCCGCCGAACAACGTGCTGATCGGCATCGCCCTGTGCCTGACCATGCTGGTGATGCGCCCGGTCTGGCAGGAGATGTACAGCACCGCCTACCAGCCGTTCGAAGCCGACCAGATCACCCTGGAACAGGGCCTGGGCCGGGCCAAGGACACCCTGTCGCGCTTCATGCTGGCGCAGACCAGCAAGACCTCGCTGGAAACCATGGTCGCTCTGGCCGGCGAGAAGGTGCCGGAAAAACTGCAGGAGCTGGACTTCAGCCTGCTGCTGCCGGCCTTCGTCCTCAGCGAGCTGAAAACCGCCTTCCAGCTCGGCTTCATGATCTTCATTCCGTTTCTGGTGATCGACCTGGTGGTGGCCAGTGTGCTGATGGCGATGGGCATGATGATGCTGTCGCCGATGATGATCTCGCTGCCGTTCAAGCTGATGATCTTCGTTCTGGTCGATGGCTGGGCGCTGATGATGGGCACCCTCACCTCCAGCGTGCAGCCGTTCTAG